In the Brassica napus cultivar Da-Ae chromosome A7, Da-Ae, whole genome shotgun sequence genome, one interval contains:
- the LOC106355366 gene encoding oxygen-evolving enhancer protein 1-1, chloroplastic → MKIIALSQSYLSTTIITLLIFTLLCLGSGKTKKKLELSERHSVAMAASLQSAATFLQSAKISTAPSRGSAHLRSTQTVGKSFGLETSSARLTCSFQSDIKDFAGKCSDAVKIAGFALATSALVVSGASAEGAPKRLTYDEIQSKTYMEVKGTGTANQCPTIDGGSETFSFKPGKYAGKKFCFEPTSFTVKAESVSKNAPPEFQNTKLMTRLTYTLDEIEGPFEVSSDGSVNFKEEDGIDYAAVTVQLPGGERVPFLFTVKQLDASGKPDNFTGKFLVPSYRGSSFLDPKGRGGSTGYDNAVALPAGGRGDEEELSKENVKNTAASVGEITLKVTKSKPETGEVIGVFESLQPSDTDLGAKVPKDVKIQGVWYGQLE, encoded by the exons ATGAAAATCATCGCCTTATCCCAATCTTATCTCTCTACTACGATTATTACTCTTTTAATCTTTACTTTGCTCTGCCTCGGATcaggaaaaacaaaaaaaaaactagaactATCTGAGAGACACTCTGTGGCCATGGCAGCCTCTCTCCAATCCGCCGCCACATTCCTCCAGTCCGCAAAAATCTCCACCGCTCCTTCTCGCGGCAGTGCTCACCTCCGTTCGACTCAGACCGTCGGCAAATCGTTCGGCCTAGAGACTTCTTCTGCACGCCTCACTTGTTCCTTCCAATCTGACATCAAGGACTTCGCCGGAAAATGCTCCGACGCTGTTAAAATCGCCGGATTCGCTCTTGCAACCTCTGCTCTCGTCGTCTCG GGAGCAAGTGCAGAGGGAGCTCCGAAGAGACTCACTTATGACGAGATACAGAGCAAGACATACATGGAAGTCAAAGGAACCGGAACTGCCAACCAGTGTCCAACTATTGACGGTGGCTCTGAGACTTTCTCCTTCAAGCCAGGTAAGTACGCTGGCAAGAAGTTCTGCTTCGAGCCTACTTCCTTCACCGTCAAAGCCGAGAGTGTTAGCAAGAACGCACCTCCTGAGTTCCAGAACACCAAGCTCATGACCCGTCTCACCTACACTCTTGACGAAATCGAAGGCCCCTTCGAG gtTTCTTCAGACGGAAGCGTGAACTtcaaggaagaagacggaatCGACTACGCTGCAGTCACTGTTCAGCTTCCAGGAGGCGAGCGTGTGCCGTTCCTCTTCACAGTCAAGCAGCTTGACGCCTCGGGCAAACCAGACAACTTCACTGGCAAATTCTTGGTCCCGTCGTACCGTGGCTCGTCCTTCTTGGACCCAAAGGGTCGTGGTGGATCCACAGGATATGACAACGCCGTTGCATTGCCAGCTGGAGGCAGAGGAGACGAAGAGGAGCTTTCGAAGGAGAACGTGAAGAACACGGCAGCTTCGGTGGGTGAGATCACTCTGAAAGTGACCAAGAGCAAACCTGAGACAGGAGAAGTGATCGGAGTGTTCGAGAGTCTTCAGCCGTCGGATACTGACTTGGGTGCCAAGGTACCAAAGGATGTGAAGATCCAAGGGGTGTGGTATGGACAACTTGAGTGA
- the LOC106358500 gene encoding calcium uniporter protein 3, mitochondrial — translation MASSKKTLVRNLFNISKTYSRISGLTRMRPPTKPGIAPDAGDSGIRRRFLHKRAFFSPEIVPRGGNLMDKLKEMSLSNNRLRLDEMLPPPTMPEKTSPANFPAVTVEDVKKLMRAAEMEMVKSRLRDIGKNWVPYSEFVRVCGENNSDPEHGNRVANMLDKAGNVIVLGNFVCLKPEELTKAVAGLIPTHEPTRNAATRQEFEQLEIIKSDIDKRADDLVRRELQAGLGLVIAQTIGFFRLTFWELSWDVMEPICFFVTSTYFMAGYAFFLRTAKEPSFEGFYKSRFETKQKRLIKMLNFDIDRFTKLQKIHRPDLTNSAGRC, via the exons CCGGATATCGGGTCTTACCCGAATGCGTCCTCCGACCAAACCCGGCATTGCTCCAGACGCCGGAGATTCTGGAATCCGCCGGCGATTTCTCCACAAGAGGGCATTTTTCTCGCCGGAGATAGTTCCAAGAGGAGGCAATCTGATGGATAAACTCAAGGAGATGAGTTTGTCGAACAATCGGCTTCGCCTTGACGAGATGTTACCGCCTCCGACGATGCCGGAGAAGACTTCTCCGGCGAATTTCCCCGCGGTTACGGTGGAAGACGTGAAGAAGCTTATGAGAGCAGCGGAGATGGAGATGGTGAAATCGAGGCTGAGAGACATCGGAAAAAACTGGGTTCCCTATTCGGAGTTTGTTCGGGTTTGCGGAGAAAACAATTCGGATCCTGAACATGGTAACCGGGTCGCGAATATGCTTGACAAAGCCGGAAACGTCATCGTTTTGGGAAATTTCGTCTGCCTTAAACCGGAAGAg CTAACAAAAGCCGTGGCTGGTCTAATTCCGACACACGAACCCACTCGCAACGCCGCGACAAGACAGGAGTTCGAACAACTCGAGATAATAAAATCAGATATCGACAAAAGAGCCGATGATCTGGTACGGCGAGAATTACAGGCCGGATTGGGCCTTGTTATAGCCCAAACGATTGGATTTTTTAGACTGACGTTTTGGGAGCTGTCGTGGGACGTGATGGAGCCCATATGTTTCTTCGTAACTTCGACGTATTTCATGGCTGGTTACGCCTTCTTCCTCCGTACCGCCAAGGAACCTTCCTTCGAAGGCTTCTACAAGAGCCGGTTCGAGACCAAGCAGAAACGTTTGATTAAAATGCTTAACTTCGATATCGACCGGTTTACCAAGCTACAGAAGATACACCGTCCAGATTTGACTAATTCAGCTGGTCGTTGTTGA
- the LOC106358494 gene encoding protein DA1-related 6 — MWCLSCLKPSTSEDPFEAEIDLALDVSREEADIQEAKQLAFALQESSLLQKQQEEKRRAGELEKDAQIARAFQYDETERELDNDSALEDEKDEQPAKIAVESFQDKGKLKQFEEQVKNDEQVAQDLQNRFNKMAYEESPGLLHVLDDKDEQLAKTVKSSKEKRRSKQLEEQVKKDELVAQDLQNRFNKRAFEESHDNAVLDELANTVKSFKEKRKSKQFEEQVKSDEQVAQDLQNLLSEMPYKESAGLHDNSVLGNEGEQFPKTVGRSLKVKGKEKILEDEQVKKDEELALVLQESLNMVEPPPRPRIEERKSIPRRAALDVKKSSKEKGKGKKSEGEQVKKDEELALILQESLNMVEPPPPPPNEEHKSISRRAAFDVQEQLAKEKGKGKQIEDEQVKKDEQLAVIVQESLNMVESPEEDSNISSSRAPMDEDEQRIIWESLKGKGLLTQPEDEVEDVGQLLEANPAPPPRCGGCYCEIEQERSVDVLGVLWHPECLICGACHNPITIHEVETHVSNLRGKFHKNCYRRYCYVCQEKVKIRMFNKHPFWKENYCPDHDSDGTHKCFSCERLEPKGTDFVELDDGRRLCLQCMDSAVMDTYEVQPLHFEIREFFEGLNMKIEREFPFLLVEKQALNKAEEEEKIDNQEDGVVTRGICLSEEQIVTSVSKGPKMGPNKQLIGKTTESQKVVSGCPVTAILILYGLPRLLTGYILAHEMMHAYLRLNGCRNLNNVMEEGICQVLGHMWLETQTYATIDAAASSAAPAPAAAESSSSSSRTPSEASAGKKGEWSEFEKKLVEFCKNQIETDESAAYGDGFRKVNHMVTNSSLKDTLKEILRRG, encoded by the exons atgtggTGCCTCTCTTGCCTCAAACCCTCTACTTCTGAG GATCCTTTTGAAGCAGAAATTGATCTTGCCTTGGATGTTTCACGGGAAGAAGCTGACATTCAAGAAGCTAAACAGCTTGCTTTCGCCCTTCAAgaatcttctcttctccaaaaACAACAAGAGGAGAAAAGGCGTGCCGGAGAGTTAGAGAAGGATGCACAAATAGCCCGTGCTTTTCAATATGATGAAACAGAAAGGGAGCTGGATAATGACTCTGCATTGGAAGACGAGAAAGATGAGCAGCCTGCTAAGATTGCTGTGGAGAGTTTTCAAGATAAAGGCAAATTAAAACAGTTTGAAGAGCAAGTGAAGAATGATGAACAGGTAGCACAAGATCTTCAAAACCGCTTCAACAAAATGGCATATGAGGAAAGTCCAGGGCTGCTGCATGTGTTGGACGACAAAGATGAGCAGCTTGCCAAAACCGTTAAGAGCTCAAAGGAGAAGCGCAGAAGCAAACAGCTTGAAGAGCAAGTGAAAAAGGATGAACTGGTAGCGCAAGATCTTCAGAACCGCTTCAACAAGAGAGCATTTGAGGAAAGTCATGATAACGCTGTGTTGGACGAGCTTGCTAATACCGTGAAGAGTTTCAAGGAGAAACGCAAAAGCAAACAGTTTGAAGAACAAGTGAAGAGTGATGAACAGGTAGCGCAAGATCTCCAAAACCTCTTGAGTGAGATGCCATACAAGGAGAGTGCGGGGCTGCATGATAACTCTGTGTTGGGCAATGAAGGTGAGCAGTTTCCCAAGACCGTTGGGAGGAGTTTAAAAGTGAAAGGTAAAGAAAAGATACTTGAAGATGAACAAGTGAAGAAGGATGAGGAACTTGCTCTGGTTCTTCAGGAGAGTCTGAACATGGTAGAGCCTCCTCCTCGTCCTCGTATTGAAGAACGTAAGAGTATTCCTCGTAGAGCTGCGTTGGATGTTAAGAAGAGTTCAAAAGAGAAAGGCAAAGGAAAGAAAAGTGAAGGTGAACAAGTGAAGAAGGATGAAGAGCTTGCTCTGATTCTCCAGGAGAGTCTGAACATGGTtgagcctcctcctcctcctcctaatGAAGAACATAAAAGTATTTCTCGCAGAGCTGCGTTTGATGTACAAGAGCAGCTTGCTAAGGAGAAAGGCAAAGGAAAGCAAATTGAAGATGAACAAGTGAAGAAGGATGAACAACTAGCTGTGATTGTTCAGGAGAGTCTAAACATGGTAGAGTCTCCTGAAGAAGACAGCAACATTTCCTCCTCTAGAGCTCCGATGGATGAAGACGAGCAGCGGATTATTTGGGAGAGTTTGAAGGGGAAGGGTCTACTAACTCAACCCGAAGATGAGGTGGAAGATGTTGGACAGCTCCTAGAGGCGAATCCTGCTCCTCCTCCTAG GTGTGGTGGTTGTTACTGTGAGATTGAACAGGAAAGGTCTGTGGATGTGTTGGGTGTTCTTTGGCATCCTGAATGTTTAATATGTGGTGCTTGCCATAATCCAATTACTATCCACGAAGTTGAAACCCAT GTTTCAAACTTAAGAGGCAAGTTTCACAAAAACTGCTATCGCCGGTACTGTTATGTCTGCCAAGAGAAAGTGAAG ATCAGAATGTTCAATAAACATCCTTTTTGGAAGGAGAACTACTGCCCTGATCATGATTCTGATGGAACTCACAAGTGTTTCAGTTGCGAGAGGTTAGAG CCTAAGGGAACGGACTTTGTAGAGCTTGATGATGGTAGGAGGCTGTGTCTACAATGTATGGACTCAGCGGTTATGGATACTTACGAAGTCCAGCCTCTGCACTTTGAAATCCGTGAATTCTTCGAAGGATTAAACATGAAAATCGAGAGagaatttccttttcttttggtGGAGAAACAAGCACTGAATAAAGctgaggaggaagagaagatc GACAATCAGGAGGATGGTGTGGTAACCCGAGGTATTTGCCTGTCTGAAGAGCAGATTGTCACAAGT gtGTCAAAAGGGCCAAAGATGGGGCCGAACAAGCAGCTAATAGGGAAGACCACGGAATCTCAGAAGGTTGTGAGTGGATGCCCCGTGACTGCAATTCTCATCTTATATGGACTTCCTAG GTTGCTAACAGGATATATCTTGGCGCACGAGATGATGCATGCTTATCTTAGACTCAACG GATGTAGGAATCTGAACAACGTTATGGAAGAAGGAATATGCCAAGTGCTAGGCCACATGTGGTTGGAGACTCAGACATACGCCACTATTGATGCTGCAGCTTCATCAGCAGCACCAGCACCAGCAGCAGcagaatcttcttcttcttcgtcccgGACTCCTAGTGAAGCAAGTGCGGGAAAGAAAGGGGAGTGGTCAGAGTTCGAGAAGAAGCTGGTGGAGTTTTGCAAGAATCAGATAGAGACAGATGAATCAGCAGCTTATGGTGATGGGTTCAGGAAAGTTAACCATATGGTGACAAATTCCAGCCTCAAGGATACCCTCAAAGAGATTCTTCGCCGGGGCTGA
- the LOC106358492 gene encoding uncharacterized protein LOC106358492: MGFGVGGGSRMLDLRMVQSHKRSKSASFPEKKRAEGDQPSSNTSFEASQRIKLDMGRSNESAKDKPNQYHSITETSLKQEIDQLETRLQDQFKVRCAFEKALGYPTASSYMLSESNDIPMPKQAINLIKDIAVLEMEVIHLEQYLLSLYRKAFDQQISTVSPNQEKEKPKPPPATTPRRRLGFSEEDDPLLDDDDQNQPKETQMESSFHRSHSQRSSFESRKASPEESWSKATRSCHSQPLYAQKGENLISLAEHLGTRISDHVPETPNKLSEGMVKCMSEIYCKLAEPAPSVLLHEGLSSPNSSLSSRSAFSPSDQYDTSSPGLGNNNSSSFDVRLDHSFNAQGEKEDFSGPYSNMVEVLCIYRDTKKASEVEDLLQNFKSLISRLEEVDPSKLKHEEKLAFWINVHNALVMHAYLAYGIPQNNVKRVLLLLKAAYNVGGHTVSAEAIQSSILGCKMSHPGQWIRLLFASKKFKAGDERLAFAIDHPEPLLHFALASGSHSDPPVRVYTPKKIQQELETSKEDYIRMNLGLRNQKVQLPKLVETFAKESGLCSAGLREMVNRSIPESSRKCFKRCQSGSGKSRKAIDWIPHSFTFRYLIFREAAK, from the exons atgggaTTTGGAGTTGGTGGAGGTAGTAGAATGTTGGATTTGAGGATGGTTCAAAGCCACAAGCGTTCAAAAAG TGCCAGCTTTCCAGAAAAGAAAAGAGCTGAGGGAGATCAACCTTCTTCGAATACTTCTTTTGAAGCCTCTCAACGCATCAAGCTG GACATGGGTCGTTCAAATGAATCAGCCAAAGACAAGCCTAATCAGTATCACTCAATCACCGAAACTTCATTGAAGCAAGAG ATTGACCAGCTCGAGACAAGACTACAAGATCAGTTTAAGGTTCGTTGTGCATTTGAAAAGGCATTAGGTTATCCAACAGCTTCTTCGTATATGTTGTCTGAATCAAACGACATTCCTATGCCCAAG CAAGCTATTAATTTGATCAAAGACATTGCTGTTCTGGAGATGGAAGTTATACATTTGGAACAATATCTTCTTTCATTATATCGAAAAGCCTTTGACCAGCAAATCTCTACTGTATCCCCAAATCAAGAGAAGGAGAAGCCGAAGCCTCCTCCTGCGACAACCCCTAGAAGGCGTTTAGGCTTTTCTGAAGAAGATGATCCCCTGCTTGATGATGACGATCAAAATCAACCAAAGGAAACCCAAATGGAGTCAAGTTTTCACCGTAGCCACTCGCAGCGTTCATCATTTGAGAGTAGAAAAGCATCTCCAGAAGAGTCTTGGAGTAAAGCCACCCGCTCTTGCCACTCCCAGCCGCTGTATGCGCAGAAGGGAGAGAATCTAATCAGTCTAGCTGAACATCTCGGCACTCGAATCTCAGATCATGTTCCAGAGACGCCCAACAAGTTGTCTGAAGGGATGGTCAAGTGTATGTCAGAGATATACTGCAAGCTCGCAGAGCCAGCACCTTCTGTACTACTACATGAAGGACTTTCATCGCCAAACTCGTCTTTATCATCAAGGAGTGCTTTCTCGCCCTCCGATCAATACGATACATCGAGCCCTGGATTAGGAAACAACAACTCCTCCTCGTTCGATGTACGTTTAGACCACTCTTTCAATGCACAAGGAGAAAAGGAGGACTTCAGTGGACCTTACAGCAACATGGTTGAAGTGCTTTGCATTTACAGAGACACCAAAAAGGCCAGTGAGGTCGAAGATCTTCTTCAAAACTTCAA GTCGCTTATCAGTAGGTTAGAGGAAGTCGATCCAAGTAAGTTGAAGCATGAGGAGAAGCTGGCGTTCTGGATAAATGTGCACAATGCACTTGTGATGCAT GCCTATTTAGCATATGGGATTCCACAGAACAATGTGAAGAGAGTGCTTCTGCTACTCAAG GCTGCATATAACGTTGGTGGACACACGGTTAGCGCGGAAGCAATACAAAGCTCAATTCTTGGTTGCAAAATGTCTCATCCTGGACAG TGGATTAGATTGCTATTTGCTTCAAAGAAGTTCAAAGCAGGAGATGAAAGATTAGCTTTCGCAATCGATCATCCAGAACCTCTCCTACATTTTGCACTTGCTTCAGGCAGCCACTCCGATCCCCCG GTTCGTGTATATACACCGAAGAAGATCCAGCAAGAGCTAGAAACGTCGAAAGAAGACTACATAAGAATGAACCTAGGCTTACGCAATCAGAAAGTTCAACTGCCAAAGCTTGTGGAGACGTTTGCGAAAGAGTCCGGTTTATGTTCGGCGGGTTTGAGGGAGATGGTTAACCGGAGTATACCGGAATCTTCGAGAAAATGTTTTAAGAGGTGTCAATCTGGTAGTGGTAAATCACGCAAGGCCATTGACTGGATCCCTCACAGCTTTACATTCAGATATCTTATTTTTAGAGAAGCTGCCAAATGA
- the LOC106356552 gene encoding uncharacterized protein LOC106356552, producing the protein MGACVSRESMRGDSAKLILLDGTLQEFSTPVKVWQILQKYPSSFVCNSDEMDFDDAVSAVSGDEELRSGQLYFVLPLTWLNHPLRAEEMAALAVKASSALTKSGGVGWVAGDRDNSKNIVGVKTNVRGGRFTRNLSTIAE; encoded by the coding sequence ATGGGAGCGTGCGTTTCACGTGAAAGTATGAGGGGAGATTCGGCGAAGCTGATACTGCTCGACGGGACTTTACAAGAGTTCTCAACTCCGGTCAAAGTCTGGCAGATCTTGCAGAAATACCCGTCGAGTTTTGTCTGCAACTCAGACGAAATGGACTTCGACGACGCCGTTTCAGCCGTCTCCGGCGACGAGGAGCTACGATCTGGACAGCTTTACTTCGTTTTACCGCTGACGTGGCTCAATCATCCGCTAAGGGCGGAGGAAATGGCAGCTTTGGCTGTTAAAGCGAGCTCGGCGCTGACCAAGAGCGGGGGAGTCGGTTGGGTTGCCGGCGACCGCGATAACTCGAAAAACATCGTCGGAGTGAAGACAAACGTACGTGGCGGAAGGTTTACGAGGAACTTAAGCACGATCGCCGAGTAG
- the LOC106358495 gene encoding pentatricopeptide repeat-containing protein At5g66631-like codes for MFSLTFSNSVKPLHSVITRQVRSFSRDPFPNKLQHYLSRATLIDSIRLTLRSPPVQETDLTTLLNHRLLDSFVVKNALRSSPSLSSAWSIFKSLKKIKPQLSYEAETLHAFATVLAKFHRSSQLKSLIGLVHAGKFGRVQFSFMNLMNLYATASDFDSVLNTWDEYISSGEGKGCCTESCNIVMQVYVSLGKDADAVQTFDHMINNGGIPNSRTFTIMIEHLVKSGNLDAAMEVFETLPSMRITRTLKHYSVLVEAFVDAQRFVQVKTLLAEMKADGKFPSRRLFEPLKRMREAGFEEETGEFLREMLPDERVKDVSMYSMDDPNESEEEEPERDDAQVKLKPWLDPKALANSLKKWGSDTVTALEEANFVWTNLLVCKMLRNFRSSETAWSFFCWVAVQPGFTHDAYTIERMMAMLARNGEVELVDKLISKVRVEGIKLPFSTIRLIIDLYGVSKKPEAAIKVFRHDRTTLCGSVSGFNLMLLYSSLLRTLTKCKRNAEALEMLEEMVSTGVSPDIQTFSGLMYYFALQGEIQTVQRLFSMVRQIGLEPDPYMLKLLVQAYCRCERSVLAFRVFQDMKDMNLIPDRETKELLVRSLWREEKRKEAAAVEESSYCDEEGNSSSVLRLTLKGHVWNFSSRDIARVYNLYRDCILKTPS; via the coding sequence ATGTTTTCTCTGACCTTCTCCAACTCTGTTAAGCCACTCCACTCCGTTATTACACGGCAAGTTCGATCCTTCTCCCGTGATCCATTCCCAAACAAACTCCAGCACTACCTTTCCCGAGCTACCCTCATCGACTCCATCCGTCTCACCCTCCGCTCCCCACCCGTCCAAGAGACCGACCTAACCACTCTCCTAAACCACCGTCTCCTCGATTCCTTCGTCGTCAAGAACGCCTTACGCTCCTCTCCTTCCCTCTCCTCCGCTTGGTCCATCTTCAAGTCCCTCAAGAAGATTAAACCTCAACTTTCATACGAAGCTGAGACGCTCCACGCCTTCGCCACCGTTCTCGCAAAGTTCCACCGCTCTTCACAGCTCAAGTCTCTTATCGGACTGGTCCACGCTGGCAAATTCGGCCGTGTTCAGTTCAGCTTTATGAACCTCATGAACTTGTACGCAACCGCCAGTGATTTCGACTCCGTTCTCAACACCTGGGACGAGTATATATCCTCAGGAGAGGGGAAAGGATGCTGCACCGAGTCTTGTAACATTGTGATGCAAGTTTACGTGAGCTTAGGTAAAGACGCTGACGCTGTGCAGACGTTTGATCATATGATTAACAACGGAGGGATCCCGAATTCGAGAACGTTCACGATTATGATTGAGCATTTGGTGAAATCAGGGAATCTTGATGCTGCCATGGAGGTTTTCGAGACGTTGCCTTCGATGAGGATCACGAGGACTCTGAAGCATTACTCTGTTCTGGTCGAAGCCTTTGTTGATGCTCAGAGGTTTGTTCAAGTCAAGACTCTGCTCGCTGAGATGAAAGCCGATGGGAAGTTCCCGAGCAGACGCTTGTTTGAGCCTCTGAAACGTATGAGAGAGGCTGGGTTCGAGGAAGAAACTGGAGAGTTCTTGAGGGAGATGTTGCCTGATGAGAGAGTCAAGGACGTTTCTATGTATTCTATGGACGATCCAAACGAAAGCGAAGAAGAAGAGCCCGAGCGTGATGATGCTCAGGTGAAGTTGAAGCCGTGGCTGGATCCAAAAGCTTTAGCTAATTCGTTAAAGAAGTGGGGGTCTGATACTGTTACTGCTTTGGAAGAAGCTAACTTCGTCTGGACGAATCTTTTGGTCTGCAAGATGCTGAGGAACTTTAGATCCTCTGAAACGGCATGGAGTTTCTTCTGCTGGGTGGCGGTTCAGCCTGGGTTCACCCACGACGCCTACACGATTGAGAGGATGATGGCTATGTTAGCACGCAACGGGGAGGTTGAGCTGGTTGATAAGCTCATCTCAAAAGTGAGAGTAGAAGGGATTAAACTACCGTTCAGCACCATCAGGCTGATCATTGATCTCTACGGAGTTTCGAAGAAACCAGAAGCAGCCATCAAGGTCTTCCGCCACGACAGAACAACACTCTGCGGTTCTGTTTCGGGTTTCAACCTCATGCTGTTGTACTCATCGCTCTTGAGAACGTTGACCAAGTGCAAGAGAAACGCAGAAGCTCTGGAGATGCTGGAAGAGATGGTTTCGACCGGAGTGTCTCCCGATATCCAGACGTTTTCGGGTTTAATGTATTACTTCGCACTGCAGGGAGAGATTCAGACGGTGCAGAGGCTTTTCTCGATGGTGAGACAGATCGGTCTGGAGCCGGATCCTTACATGTTAAAGCTTCTTGTCCAAGCTTATTGCAGGTGCGAGAGATCAGTGCTTGCTTTCAGAGTGTTCCAAGACATGAAGGACATGAATCTGATCCCTGACAGGGAGACGAAAGAGCTGCTTGTGAGGAGTCTGTGGAGAGAAGAGAAGCGCAAAGAAGCGGCTGCGGTTGAAGAAAGCAGCTACTGCGACGAGGAAGGGAATAGTAGTAGCGTTTTGCGTTTGACGTTGAAGGGTCATGTGTGGAATTTTAGTTCAAGAGACATCGCTAGAGTCTACAATCTCTACCGCGATTGTATTTTGAAAACTCCTAGTTAA